A window from Hymenobacter volaticus encodes these proteins:
- a CDS encoding ABC transporter ATP-binding protein, with protein sequence MENILSQSAARPQASPDAVTSAASQPVIQLRDIEKVYQTKTIETVALNRVNLTINKGEFVSIMGPSGCGKSTLLSIIGLLDEPTSGVIELDGRPVNSYSDRELASLRNQKIGFVFQSYHLINDLSVIDNVELPLLYRPGVGGKERRQRAYAALDKVGLSARTNHFPSQLSGGQRQRVAIARALAGRPEIILADEPTGNLDSVMGEEIMDLLLDLNRQEGTTIVMVTHDEQQARRTERLIRFFDGSQVN encoded by the coding sequence ATGGAAAACATTCTCTCTCAATCGGCCGCCCGGCCTCAGGCTTCCCCCGACGCAGTTACTTCTGCTGCCAGCCAGCCCGTTATTCAACTGCGCGATATCGAGAAAGTCTACCAAACCAAGACCATTGAAACCGTAGCTTTGAACCGCGTGAACTTAACTATCAACAAAGGCGAGTTCGTGTCGATTATGGGGCCGTCGGGTTGCGGGAAGTCCACGCTACTTAGCATTATAGGCTTACTCGACGAGCCAACCAGTGGGGTAATCGAGCTGGATGGCCGGCCGGTGAATTCCTATTCCGATAGAGAGCTGGCTTCGCTGCGTAACCAAAAAATCGGGTTCGTATTCCAAAGCTACCACCTCATCAACGACCTCTCGGTAATTGATAATGTGGAACTGCCCTTGTTGTACCGGCCTGGCGTAGGCGGCAAAGAGCGGCGCCAGCGGGCCTACGCCGCCCTCGATAAAGTAGGGCTAAGTGCGCGCACCAACCATTTCCCGAGTCAACTTTCGGGTGGACAGCGCCAGCGGGTAGCCATTGCCCGCGCTTTGGCCGGCCGTCCCGAAATCATTCTGGCCGACGAACCAACGGGCAACCTGGACTCCGTGATGGGCGAGGAAATTATGGACCTGCTACTGGATTTGAATCGGCAGGAGGGTACCACCATCGTGATGGTGACTCACGACGAACAGCAAGCCCGCCGCACCGAACGGCTTATTCGCTTTTTCGACGGTAGCCAAGTCAACTAG
- a CDS encoding RNA polymerase sigma factor: protein MKTLALPLPDTELVAACRRGSAAAQEQLYRRFAPKMLALCLRYVRHKFDAEDTLVRGFEKVFRSLGQFEGKGSLEGWVRRIMVHEALGFLRSRESLTLSIEDCSTDHLATDLPGADVELQAADLLRLVQELPAGYRAVFNLYALEGYSHLEVADLLGITEGTSKSQLSKARSILQRQVAALQSSFSTSCYLTTHVA from the coding sequence ATGAAAACCCTTGCACTTCCACTGCCCGATACCGAACTGGTAGCTGCTTGCCGCCGGGGTAGTGCGGCGGCGCAGGAACAGCTTTACCGGCGCTTCGCGCCCAAGATGCTGGCCTTGTGCTTGCGCTACGTTCGCCACAAGTTTGATGCCGAGGATACCCTGGTTCGTGGTTTCGAGAAGGTGTTCCGCAGCCTGGGCCAGTTCGAGGGCAAAGGCAGCCTGGAAGGATGGGTGCGCCGCATTATGGTGCACGAAGCATTAGGCTTCCTGCGTAGCCGGGAGTCACTGACGCTCAGCATCGAAGACTGCTCTACCGACCACCTCGCTACCGATTTGCCTGGTGCCGACGTGGAACTGCAAGCCGCCGACCTGCTTCGGTTGGTGCAGGAGTTGCCAGCTGGCTACCGGGCGGTGTTCAACCTCTACGCGCTCGAAGGCTATAGTCACCTGGAAGTTGCCGATCTGCTTGGTATTACGGAGGGCACCAGCAAGTCGCAGCTGAGCAAGGCCCGGAGCATACTGCAGCGGCAGGTTGCCGCGCTTCAATCTTCTTTTTCAACTTCTTGCTACCTCACAACTCATGTTGCTTAG
- a CDS encoding ABC transporter permease gives MLLSYLKIAWKVLLRRKFFTFISLFGISFTLMVLLVVVAMVDHFKGAHAPESRIERIAFISFMRQDFKDGGQMNTPASPYFINKYVRAMKTPEKIALFSQFHGTPSYVGNTKLELDLRFTDNVFWEVFNFNFLEGKPYNANDVRDANRVVVITETTAKQYFGTARGVVGREIEVDQRKFRVIGVVSDVGIIRFNSYAEVWAPVTTTKADIGKSVLEGEYYAALLAPENTDISTLDDEYQQILKRVSIPNPDITKIHSHADGLMATVTRQLVGRGSDESNHLDTFYFIAFGLALLFMLLPALNLVNINLSRIMERSSEIGVRKAFGATDGTLIGQFLIENIFLTLIGGLLGLGLAFVALQLISDSNFISYAQFTLNLRVFAWAMLATVFFGVLSGVYPAFKMSRVQPVQALKGGTN, from the coding sequence ATGTTGCTTAGCTACCTTAAAATCGCCTGGAAGGTCTTGCTGCGCCGCAAGTTCTTCACGTTTATCAGCCTGTTTGGCATCAGTTTCACGCTGATGGTGCTGCTCGTAGTGGTGGCCATGGTCGACCACTTCAAAGGGGCCCACGCGCCCGAGTCGCGGATTGAGCGCATCGCCTTTATTTCGTTTATGCGGCAGGACTTTAAGGATGGCGGGCAGATGAACACCCCAGCAAGCCCGTATTTCATCAATAAGTACGTGCGCGCTATGAAAACTCCGGAAAAAATAGCGCTGTTCTCGCAGTTCCATGGCACGCCTAGCTATGTTGGCAATACGAAATTGGAGTTGGACCTGCGCTTCACGGACAACGTGTTTTGGGAGGTATTTAACTTCAACTTTCTGGAAGGCAAGCCCTATAATGCCAACGATGTGCGCGACGCAAACCGCGTGGTTGTCATCACCGAAACCACTGCCAAGCAATACTTTGGTACGGCCCGCGGCGTGGTAGGCCGCGAGATTGAAGTGGACCAGCGTAAGTTCCGGGTTATTGGCGTCGTGAGTGATGTAGGAATTATTCGCTTCAACTCTTATGCCGAGGTGTGGGCACCCGTGACGACAACGAAGGCCGATATCGGGAAATCGGTACTAGAGGGCGAGTATTATGCTGCGCTACTCGCTCCGGAGAATACCGACATATCAACGCTTGATGATGAATACCAGCAGATACTGAAGCGCGTATCCATCCCGAATCCCGATATCACTAAAATTCACTCCCACGCTGACGGTCTGATGGCTACCGTCACGCGCCAGCTTGTCGGGCGGGGCAGCGACGAGTCCAATCACCTTGACACTTTCTACTTTATTGCCTTTGGCTTGGCCCTGTTGTTTATGCTGCTGCCGGCTCTGAATTTGGTGAACATCAACCTGAGCCGCATCATGGAACGCAGTTCGGAAATAGGCGTGCGTAAGGCTTTTGGCGCCACAGATGGCACCCTGATTGGTCAATTTCTGATCGAGAATATTTTCCTCACGCTCATTGGTGGGCTGCTCGGCTTGGGGCTCGCCTTTGTAGCGCTACAGCTAATCAGCGACTCCAATTTCATTTCCTACGCTCAGTTCACGCTCAATCTGCGCGTGTTTGCTTGGGCCATGCTCGCAACCGTGTTTTTTGGCGTGCTATCGGGTGTCTATCCGGCCTTCAAAATGTCGAGGGTGCAGCCAGTACAAGCACTGAAGGGTGGTACCAATTAA
- a CDS encoding FtsX-like permease family protein, which translates to MIRHLFTLIWNRKRSNFLLVTEIVLSFFVLFVVSSMLVYNYYNYRQPLGYDYQNVWEINLNPGVDTVGYKQKLMLLVQRLKASKGVIKVAKTNSNTPFSFNNMNGHLYYKHKQSPITENYDVDDDFRDVLKLNVVEGRWFDRRDAASTRKPVIINLALKNAMFPGEKAVGKIFTDEKGTTEWQVVGVVNKYRAGSDFAEDAPASFRRRPLEDEVTAKSASYEIPVLLVRVQPGSGAVLEQQLIKEITDVTKSWSVTVTSLEQNRVSKLKVVVTPFIALGLVCGFLILNVTLGLFGVLWYNINQRRAEIGIRRALGATGNAIGSQFLGEMLVVTTLGVVVGLVLAMQFPLLGVFSVASTVYFQAMILATLLIFSLTAICAWQPSRIAASVQPAVSLREE; encoded by the coding sequence ATGATACGTCACCTGTTTACTTTGATTTGGAACCGTAAGCGCTCCAACTTCTTGTTAGTCACAGAAATAGTGCTGTCTTTCTTCGTGCTCTTCGTGGTAAGCAGCATGCTCGTGTACAACTATTACAACTACCGCCAGCCGCTGGGTTACGACTACCAGAATGTGTGGGAGATTAACTTGAACCCCGGGGTCGATACGGTTGGCTACAAACAAAAGCTCATGTTGCTGGTGCAGCGCCTGAAAGCAAGCAAGGGCGTTATAAAGGTTGCCAAAACCAATTCCAATACGCCCTTCTCGTTTAACAACATGAACGGCCACCTCTACTACAAGCACAAGCAGAGCCCGATAACCGAAAACTACGATGTTGACGACGATTTCCGGGATGTGCTGAAGCTGAACGTAGTGGAAGGCCGCTGGTTTGATCGGCGTGATGCGGCTAGCACACGCAAGCCAGTCATCATCAACTTAGCCCTGAAAAACGCTATGTTCCCCGGTGAAAAGGCGGTAGGCAAGATATTTACCGACGAGAAGGGCACCACCGAATGGCAGGTAGTGGGGGTGGTAAATAAATACCGAGCGGGCAGTGACTTTGCCGAAGATGCTCCTGCTAGTTTTCGGCGGCGCCCTTTAGAAGATGAGGTTACTGCCAAGTCGGCTTCGTACGAAATACCCGTCCTGTTGGTGCGCGTACAGCCCGGCAGCGGGGCTGTACTGGAACAGCAACTGATCAAGGAAATTACGGACGTGACTAAGAGTTGGTCGGTGACGGTAACTTCCCTCGAGCAGAACCGGGTTTCGAAGTTAAAAGTGGTGGTCACGCCCTTCATTGCATTAGGCTTGGTGTGCGGGTTTCTGATTTTGAATGTGACGCTGGGGTTGTTTGGCGTACTGTGGTACAATATCAACCAGCGCAGAGCCGAGATAGGAATTCGTCGGGCACTAGGTGCGACTGGCAACGCTATCGGCAGTCAGTTTCTAGGTGAAATGTTGGTGGTTACCACCCTGGGCGTGGTAGTGGGGCTGGTGCTAGCCATGCAGTTTCCTTTGCTCGGCGTGTTTAGTGTTGCCTCTACTGTTTATTTTCAAGCCATGATTCTGGCCACGCTGCTGATCTTTTCACTCACGGCTATTTGCGCCTGGCAGCCAAGCCGTATTGCGGCGTCCGTTCAGCCAGCTGTATCGTTGCGGGAAGAGTAA
- a CDS encoding sigma-54-dependent transcriptional regulator: MILIVDDDVAVRTSLGLLLKQAGYPAKSVATPEEALRVVQETPLRLVLMDMNFSLDTSGQDGLQLLTQVKQVAPQLPVILITGWGSITLAVEGMKAGAAEFVTKPWHNDSLLQTIRTILSLHEVEAETDPAALSRRQLDKQYNFKNIVGQDARLLQVLRNIGQVATTDASVLIEGESGTGKELIAEAVHQNSHRRRQPFVKVNLGGISASLFESEMFGHRRGAFTDAKTDRVGRFELANGGTIFLDEIGELDLSSQVKLLRVLQDRTYEVLGDSKPRRLDIRVICATNRNLAEMVQQGRFREDLFYRINLITVRLPALRERPQDIPLLVQHFVDGLRATYNRPALKIGARAQHWLQEQPLPGNIRELKNLVERAVLVSGKDELGPEDFQAQFQRAPVRTAEPGELPEPGTMTLDELEAQMIRRTLEHYSGNISRVAKALGLSRGALYRRLEKYAIPFDAE; this comes from the coding sequence ATGATACTGATTGTTGACGACGATGTGGCCGTGCGTACCTCGCTGGGGCTCCTGCTGAAGCAAGCAGGGTACCCGGCGAAAAGCGTGGCCACGCCCGAGGAGGCCTTACGTGTCGTGCAGGAAACGCCGCTCCGCTTGGTACTCATGGACATGAACTTCTCGCTTGATACCAGCGGCCAAGACGGCTTGCAACTGCTAACGCAGGTGAAGCAAGTAGCCCCGCAACTCCCCGTAATTCTGATTACGGGGTGGGGGTCCATCACGCTGGCCGTAGAAGGAATGAAAGCCGGCGCCGCCGAATTTGTGACCAAGCCCTGGCACAACGACTCTCTGCTCCAAACCATCCGCACCATTCTGAGCTTGCACGAAGTTGAGGCGGAAACGGACCCCGCCGCCCTCAGCCGCCGCCAGCTCGACAAGCAGTACAACTTCAAAAATATAGTAGGGCAGGATGCGCGCTTGTTGCAGGTGCTGCGCAACATAGGGCAGGTAGCTACCACCGATGCTTCGGTGCTCATAGAAGGTGAAAGCGGCACAGGCAAAGAGCTAATTGCTGAGGCAGTACATCAGAATAGCCACCGCCGTCGCCAGCCCTTCGTAAAAGTGAACCTCGGCGGTATATCCGCTTCATTGTTTGAGAGCGAGATGTTCGGGCACCGCCGCGGCGCCTTCACCGATGCCAAAACCGACCGGGTTGGCCGCTTCGAGCTAGCCAACGGCGGCACTATTTTTCTAGACGAAATTGGTGAACTAGACCTCAGTAGCCAAGTGAAGCTACTGCGCGTGTTGCAAGACCGCACCTACGAAGTGCTCGGCGACAGTAAGCCCCGCCGCCTCGATATCCGGGTTATCTGCGCCACCAACCGCAACCTTGCCGAAATGGTGCAGCAAGGCCGGTTCCGCGAAGATTTGTTTTACCGCATCAACCTCATTACGGTGCGCCTGCCCGCTTTGCGCGAGCGGCCGCAGGATATTCCGCTGCTGGTGCAGCACTTTGTGGACGGTTTACGCGCTACCTACAACCGGCCGGCCTTGAAAATAGGGGCGCGGGCGCAGCATTGGTTGCAAGAGCAGCCGCTGCCGGGCAATATCCGCGAGTTAAAAAACCTCGTGGAGCGCGCCGTATTGGTTAGCGGCAAAGACGAGCTGGGCCCCGAAGATTTCCAGGCGCAGTTTCAGCGTGCGCCTGTCCGCACCGCTGAGCCTGGCGAGCTGCCCGAGCCAGGCACCATGACGCTCGACGAACTGGAAGCCCAGATGATACGCCGCACGCTCGAACACTACAGCGGCAACATTAGCCGGGTAGCCAAAGCCTTGGGGCTGAGCCGTGGTGCCCTGTATCGGCGCTTAGAGAAATATGCCATTCCGTTTGATGCGGAATAG
- a CDS encoding sensor histidine kinase produces MSLRVKFILFVTIIHAVLIVLAGQVMRTNAPLFVGLEVLLLISIIFTVQLYKNFVRPFQLIAAGTEAIRAKDFSMKFVPVGQREMDQLIDVYNHMIDELRKERITQHEKSFLLESLIQASPAGVLLLTFDGTIEGVNPAAERILGLPIGSLLGQKPAHLPGDWGAALSHIAEHEPQVVRLSGIQTYRASCSHFVDRGFTRHFIVLEELTQDLIRQEKQAYSTLIRMMSHEINNSIGAINSILQSFHHYAPQLSPADQPDFTEALDVSIARNTHLANFVANFANLVRLPLPTCQPTDVHELLRHTERLLHVQAERRRICWHQDLAPGSLVVDLDGQQLEQALLNICKNALEAIGEGGNLWVCTKLHPPQLVIENDGPSIPPDVQRRLFTPFFSTKRDGQGIGLTLIRDILLQHNFTFSLKTQENGRTAFTIQF; encoded by the coding sequence ATGTCGTTGCGCGTCAAGTTTATCCTGTTCGTCACCATCATTCACGCCGTATTGATTGTGTTGGCCGGACAGGTGATGCGTACCAATGCACCGCTATTTGTAGGTCTAGAGGTGTTGCTGCTCATTAGTATTATTTTCACGGTGCAGCTCTACAAGAACTTTGTGCGACCGTTTCAGCTGATAGCCGCCGGTACCGAAGCCATTCGCGCCAAGGATTTCTCGATGAAATTTGTGCCCGTAGGGCAGCGGGAAATGGACCAGCTCATTGACGTGTACAACCACATGATCGACGAGCTGCGCAAGGAGCGCATTACGCAGCACGAGAAAAGCTTCTTGCTGGAAAGCCTGATTCAGGCGTCGCCGGCCGGCGTGCTGCTTCTCACTTTCGATGGCACTATTGAAGGGGTGAACCCTGCGGCAGAGCGTATACTTGGGCTGCCCATAGGCAGCTTGCTAGGCCAAAAACCCGCCCACTTGCCCGGTGATTGGGGAGCTGCGTTAAGCCACATTGCCGAGCACGAACCCCAAGTAGTACGTCTGTCGGGTATTCAGACCTACCGGGCCAGTTGCTCGCATTTTGTGGATCGGGGGTTTACGCGCCACTTTATTGTGCTGGAAGAGCTAACGCAAGACCTCATCCGGCAGGAAAAGCAGGCGTACTCCACGCTGATCCGGATGATGTCGCACGAAATCAACAACTCTATCGGCGCCATCAACTCCATTCTGCAAAGCTTCCACCATTACGCCCCGCAACTCAGCCCCGCCGACCAGCCCGATTTCACGGAAGCGTTGGACGTGTCCATTGCCCGTAATACGCACCTCGCCAATTTCGTGGCCAACTTCGCCAACCTTGTGCGCTTGCCGCTCCCTACGTGTCAGCCAACGGACGTGCACGAGCTACTGCGCCATACCGAGCGGCTACTGCACGTGCAAGCCGAACGCCGCCGGATCTGCTGGCACCAAGACCTTGCGCCGGGTTCGTTAGTGGTCGATTTGGACGGTCAGCAGCTAGAACAAGCGTTGCTCAACATCTGCAAAAACGCGCTTGAAGCTATTGGTGAAGGCGGCAACCTGTGGGTTTGTACCAAACTGCACCCGCCGCAACTGGTCATCGAAAATGACGGCCCCAGCATTCCGCCCGACGTGCAGCGTCGCTTGTTCACGCCCTTCTTCAGTACCAAGCGCGACGGGCAAGGTATTGGCCTCACCCTCATCCGCGATATTCTTCTACAGCACAACTTCACCTTTAGTCTGAAAACGCAAGAAAACGGCCGCACCGCGTTTACAATTCAGTTCTAA
- a CDS encoding toxin-antitoxin system YwqK family antitoxin, giving the protein MKRITLLLLLFSTAAHAQTLRRFTTYFDSTNTHKREIYSAVVAGDTLMEGPYKRFYYSGKLEAQTRYAGGKRDSAYVEFHPNGGRRLEVTYADGVRQGPFKTYYDTGKLAQEGTYENDQPTGLLRYLYPDGRVKLETTLTNGQPAGAVRELYPSGKPKVEITYQNGQANGPVKTYYENGQLQSEATFAKGLLAGPYTTYYDNGQKETEVLADKSGKGSYRSYYRSGKLRTEGTSMAGNFAGRAVKNPLGDDLTKQARNLTGGSSVLDGPAKSYYESGALKSQQTYRQGVLVGTQQDFYESGKPEQKIDYANQGKDRKITMYFEDGFPKAEQQYKNGVPVGQWRTFHPGGKQVASQESYVNGRLAGEKLAYYPTGTVQSKVLYENGKPTGLGQEFFASGKLKAETTYVKGLKTGNYRQLREDGTPK; this is encoded by the coding sequence ATGAAACGAATTACGCTTCTTCTGCTTCTGTTTTCTACCGCTGCTCATGCGCAAACGTTGCGGCGCTTCACCACTTATTTCGACTCTACCAACACTCATAAGCGTGAAATCTACTCGGCGGTAGTGGCCGGCGACACGCTAATGGAAGGCCCATACAAGCGTTTTTACTACTCAGGCAAACTAGAGGCGCAAACCCGCTACGCCGGTGGCAAGCGCGACTCTGCCTACGTCGAGTTTCACCCTAATGGCGGACGGCGGCTGGAAGTCACGTATGCCGATGGAGTACGCCAAGGCCCGTTCAAAACCTATTACGATACCGGCAAACTGGCCCAAGAGGGCACCTACGAAAACGACCAGCCAACGGGCTTACTGCGCTATTTGTACCCTGATGGTCGCGTAAAGCTGGAAACCACGCTTACCAATGGCCAGCCCGCTGGCGCCGTACGAGAACTATACCCATCGGGCAAGCCTAAGGTGGAAATCACCTACCAAAATGGGCAAGCCAACGGCCCCGTGAAAACCTATTACGAAAATGGCCAGTTGCAAAGTGAAGCCACTTTTGCGAAAGGCTTATTGGCCGGTCCCTATACCACGTATTACGACAATGGCCAGAAGGAAACGGAAGTATTAGCCGACAAATCGGGCAAGGGCAGCTACCGCAGCTACTACCGCTCGGGCAAGCTGCGCACCGAAGGCACCTCGATGGCCGGCAATTTTGCGGGCCGCGCCGTGAAGAACCCGCTCGGCGACGACCTCACCAAGCAGGCTCGTAACCTAACCGGCGGCTCCTCAGTCCTCGACGGACCGGCCAAATCGTATTATGAAAGTGGCGCCCTCAAGAGCCAGCAGACGTATCGCCAGGGTGTGCTGGTTGGTACGCAACAAGATTTCTACGAGTCGGGCAAACCGGAGCAGAAAATCGACTACGCCAATCAAGGCAAGGACCGCAAAATCACGATGTACTTCGAAGACGGCTTCCCCAAAGCCGAGCAGCAGTACAAAAACGGGGTACCCGTCGGGCAGTGGCGCACCTTTCACCCCGGTGGCAAGCAAGTGGCAAGCCAAGAAAGCTATGTCAATGGACGCCTAGCGGGCGAAAAGTTGGCTTACTACCCTACCGGCACTGTCCAAAGCAAAGTACTCTACGAAAACGGCAAACCCACTGGCTTAGGCCAGGAGTTCTTCGCCTCGGGCAAGTTAAAAGCTGAAACCACTTATGTGAAGGGCTTGAAGACGGGCAACTACCGCCAGTTGCGAGAAGATGGCACCCCGAAGTAA
- a CDS encoding glutamate synthase subunit beta codes for MGHVTGFKQFDRELPAKVAPTERITNYNEFVGLYSPEQLNHQAARCMDCGVPFCHSGCPLGNIIPEFNDAVYRQDWEEAYRVLISTNNFPEFTGRICPAPCESACVLGINRPPVAIEEIEKHIIETAFQKGLVRPSAPLLKSGKTVAVVGSGPAGLAAAAQLNKAGHTVTVFERDDMPGGLLRYGIPDFKLEKWVVERRISLMEEEGVIFRCNTEIGKDVPANALLNEFDAVVLTGGSTIPRDLPLPGRELPGIHFAMDFLKQQNKRVSARAVEQEPIVVTGQDVVVIGGGDTGSDCVGTSNRQGATSVTQFELLAQPPKERTAHMPWPNYPMVLKTTSSHEEGCQRYWGINTKEFLGDENGNLRALRITDVTWETDVMGRPIKFQEIEGSEREVPCQRIFLAMGFLHPQANGMLQQFGVALDGRGNVQATEKAYQTSVARVFAAGDMRRGQSLVVWAISEGREAARQVDKFLMGKTVLPTKDAEPMFA; via the coding sequence ATGGGACACGTCACCGGATTCAAACAATTCGACCGGGAGCTGCCGGCCAAGGTGGCCCCAACCGAGCGTATTACTAACTATAATGAGTTTGTAGGGCTGTATTCACCTGAGCAGCTCAACCACCAGGCGGCGCGATGTATGGACTGCGGCGTGCCGTTTTGCCACTCGGGCTGCCCTCTAGGCAATATCATTCCCGAGTTCAACGATGCGGTGTATCGGCAGGATTGGGAAGAAGCCTACCGCGTACTGATTTCCACCAATAACTTCCCCGAATTCACGGGCCGAATCTGCCCGGCTCCTTGCGAATCGGCTTGCGTGCTCGGCATCAACCGGCCGCCCGTGGCCATCGAGGAAATCGAGAAGCACATCATCGAAACAGCGTTCCAGAAGGGCTTGGTTCGACCTTCGGCCCCGCTGCTGAAGTCGGGCAAAACGGTGGCGGTGGTTGGCTCCGGGCCGGCGGGCTTGGCGGCTGCGGCGCAGCTCAACAAAGCGGGCCACACTGTCACGGTGTTCGAGCGTGACGATATGCCGGGCGGGTTGCTGCGCTACGGTATTCCTGATTTCAAGCTGGAAAAGTGGGTGGTAGAACGCCGCATTAGCTTGATGGAAGAGGAAGGCGTAATCTTCCGCTGCAACACCGAAATCGGCAAGGACGTACCGGCCAATGCGCTGCTAAACGAGTTCGACGCCGTAGTGCTGACCGGTGGCTCCACCATCCCGCGCGACTTACCGCTGCCGGGCCGCGAACTACCAGGCATTCACTTTGCCATGGACTTCTTAAAGCAGCAAAACAAGCGCGTAAGCGCACGGGCGGTCGAGCAAGAGCCGATTGTAGTGACCGGGCAGGACGTGGTAGTTATCGGTGGCGGCGACACGGGTTCTGACTGCGTTGGGACTTCCAACCGGCAAGGTGCGACTTCCGTTACGCAATTTGAGTTGCTGGCACAACCACCCAAGGAGCGTACGGCGCACATGCCGTGGCCCAACTACCCGATGGTGCTCAAAACCACTTCCTCGCACGAGGAAGGCTGCCAGCGCTACTGGGGCATCAATACCAAAGAGTTTTTGGGCGACGAAAACGGCAATCTGCGCGCCCTGCGCATCACCGACGTGACTTGGGAAACCGACGTGATGGGTCGCCCAATCAAATTTCAGGAAATAGAAGGTTCGGAGCGAGAAGTGCCTTGCCAGCGCATTTTCCTGGCTATGGGTTTCCTCCATCCACAAGCCAATGGCATGCTTCAGCAGTTTGGCGTGGCGCTAGACGGCCGCGGCAACGTACAGGCCACCGAAAAAGCGTATCAAACGAGCGTAGCCCGTGTATTCGCCGCCGGCGACATGCGCCGGGGCCAGTCGTTGGTCGTGTGGGCTATTTCGGAAGGCCGGGAAGCCGCCCGGCAAGTAGATAAGTTCTTGATGGGCAAAACGGTGTTGCCGACCAAGGATGCCGAGCCGATGTTCGCGTAA